One Glycine max cultivar Williams 82 chromosome 8, Glycine_max_v4.0, whole genome shotgun sequence genomic window, ctttctttcaaacaGTTATGCTATAAACACAAAAATTCATATGCAACTATGGAAACATTGCACATTTTAATTTGTTCTTAAGTCAGTAACCCAAGATAGGAGAAGGAAAAAGTGTCATGCTCCGAAAATTCATATGCAACTACGAAAACATTGCACATTATAATTTGTTCTAAAGTCAGTAACCCAAGATAGGAGAAGGAAAAAGtgttattgttttgacaatGGAttggtttgtttaaacttaattttttttaaaataaatattttttaagaaatattttttaataaacaaatagaATTTGCTTATCAAAATAagcaaaaataacttttttttaaagcagAAATAGTTTAGACAaacatattaagaaaatataaaactgtttattttattaaaataaatatttttttaatagagttaaaaaattttaacgGCAAAGAtcttttgagaattaaaatatataaaaaaacctctagattaaaaaattaacttattaattgtaaggactaaaaataaataaatttaaaaactataaaaactaaatagctaattaaacttattttaaattacaGTCCACAATCACAATTTCACCTATAATATGGcgattttacaattttaaagatTTACACGATGGCATTACAACTTAACAATCAACATATCAAGTACATTTTTActcaattatttacaatttatgtAGACAAAATGTAACTGTAATTCAAAACCATAATAggaattacaaaattgtcacgtGCCAAGGATTGACCAGGGTTTGAGTTATGCACAGGAAACGAATTATAAACAGGGGAGATGGGAGGGCATCTAGAAATTAAGGTTTTGGCACCTTTGAGCTAGGAAGTTAGCAGACTCTCCGATTGACATGTGTTTCTATATATAAAGGAGTTAAGTTTAATCAAGGGTGATTTTTAATTGCAAGGAGCTAGACACCACCGTTTCTGTTTTAGTAATACATCATATATTACATTATCACAAAGTATACGCAATCACTCTAATCTGGTATACCATTACATCTATAGCTGTTTAGAACCATATAAGTGACTACATTTAAAGACAAGCTACCCAAAGATTTTATTCTGTTTTAGATAGAAACTAAGGCTAATAGTtatgtatttaataatttaaaaatttacaattttaaaaggtGGCTTTTCGTTTTCAATCCCTGCAGAAGTAAGGGTTACATTTGGACAGTGCTATAATAATCCACTTATTACCACCTCCATCTTCaaatatgaaattcttttaactaactcatatactttaaaaaattatttaatttaattagtaacattaaatttattaatattttgtattttttttttcaaaattattgagAGTCATCATCtcactttttttcatttaacaaCTTTCTATCAAATTtctatctaattaattaatctagGCTAGTCTCATTTTGTCCAATATCCTCATAAGAGAGATATGAAAtttctcttataaaaaaattaatgcaataATCAACTTGAAAAAgtctaataaaacaataaattttaaaacaagagTCTTATATTATGAATCCTctgcaagaggggtaaggtaATGACAGTAAAACAGGACCCATTTCTCATAGACTCCCTTATTTCTACAACTCATTTAAAGAAACATTTTACTAAAGGAAAAATTCAGTTTGTCTTTTACTTTATTTGTACAATTCGAATTAAAACTATTAATCATTCATGATTCACCTTTCTTGTTGCTAGGTAGTACTAATTAGAGAAAACTTTTATACCTTCTCACAAAAACTGTACAGGCTGGATGCTGTGTATGATTTATCAGTCTTACTGTAACACTCGTTAGTTGAAATGTGAATACTAAACTAGCAATGTGGGAGCTGCATATTGGCATATGAatataactaaatatatatttccttTTATGGACCAATTTGGTTGAGGCACAAACATGACAATAAGAGCTTGTTAGAgagaaaaaacttaaacaaGATTTACAACAACAAGagcttttcttttatatatgcaTTGTAGATTAAACTTGTGCATAGGACAAAGTTCAAGTCCTTCAAAACCCAACACTGGTGCATGAAGAACTAATCAAAAAGCATGCACGCCCACTAATTACTGCTACTTAGGAAAACCTATCCAATTTCATTCAAAGGAAAGTTCACAGGTAACTGAAATCCTTGGACAAGTTGATAACTTTTTAATCATTTGGAGTTTTGCCTCTGGATTTGAGGAAGTGGTACTACAAATGGTCAAGGCGCCTAAAACTCTTGCATTCTGCATAATATATCTTGCAAATTGAAGCTCACCTTCCTGTCCTTCATAATTTCTGACACAGCATCTTTTAAGTTTTGATGAAAGGCCTTTGGGAACAAATCGTGGATATACCCAATTTTCGTCCACACTTGTTTTGGTGAAACCATTTTCCTGTCAAGTCAACAATAAAGataaacataaaagattaaaaaaatcaacaaaagacAGAAATCATCCTCAAACTCAACAAACCTTGTCAATTACAAGAATCTGAAGATTGGGGCATTGATGAAGCAATTTAATTAACCAATCCCAGTCATGGAACTGACAGATGAACTTAAGCTCCAAGTAGCTTAAATTGAAAAAAGTGTGATTCTTATCGAAAAATAAATTCCATGCCTGCATTCATtagtcacacacacacacacacaaaaaaaaagaacattagAACATGACATTTCCTAAATATTTGCAAATtgtaaagatttattttaattaatttagctAGCAATTTCAGGAAGCATCATGTTCATACTTACCACTTCAGTTCGAAGAAACTCCACATGATAAAACCCTGTCAAAGGAATATATATAAACGAATCAGAAATATCTGCTCTGACCAATTTTGGTAACCTTTTTAACTGCTCATCACTGGAAAAGTTAGTAACATGCAAAGATCTTATGAGCAAGTCCTCAAGAAGTGGACATGCAGACAGAATCTGAAGAAGCCATCTAAGTTCAAGGAAATGAACCCTTCTCAAGTGAAGTGCTTTAAGCGAAGGAAGATCAACAGGAGAAGAAGAAACACGGTTCACAGTTAAACCACTCAACTTGAGAACCACAAGGGTTGTGCTAGTGAGAATGCAACATGGCAAGTTGATGGTAGAAGGCAGAGAAAGTTCGAGACGCTGAACTTTGCGTTGAATTACGGTCGTAACCCATGTGTTGACCATTGAAGTGTCACAAAGTGAAGACATGCATGCAAGGTAAAACCTTTGGATGGGTTGTGCCACATCTCGCGAGAGCATAACTGTGTAGACCAATTGAAGAAAACGAAAATAGGTGTCTTTGTTTTGCAGATAGCATTGGTCGTTGAAGCGAAGAGTGGAGACTGAGAGCCACAGAGGGCTCCACCTCTTAGACAGAAGACTTGTAGTGGCAATAGCTTCTTTGGTCGGCAAAAAGGAGAGAATGTGACACAGTAGTGTGTCTGGCAAAGAGCTAATCCTATCCACCATTGGAGACATTTTATGCTTGCACTTTCTGTTGTTTTCTCATCTACATCTCATTTTATGATCATAAAGATAGCATTACTCACCGGAGTTGCGACTTCCTATACTACTATTGGCTGACACGCGTACTCATAAAGAGGAAATGAGTAAATCATGTAACTGTGTTTAATGGTGTTATTACGGTTAACGTAAAGAATTTCTATTTCTATACGTGAATCAATAGgagattattaataaataaaaacaaaaataaaagtattttaaagcATGATTTCTTCTCGTtgaaatcatttttcaaaagataatttatcaattacggtaatcttttttaaaatttatccattttgataatttatgaaaaaaattaatccgTTTTAATAAATATCCGTTGAtcgacttttattttcaatgaaacttCTGTCTTGTAAGTGTTAATGATATTGAAGTTCACGTTCATACAGTTTGATCGCAAGATTATTTTATATCTCTGCAATGAATATGAGAAAGATAtcttattttctaaatattatATCGGGAGAATGTGCAGCAACCCTCGTGTATCTATGCAGGTCAAATGTCATAGACTTCTTTATGTGAAAGATTGGCAATTAATGTAAATGGTATGCAAGTCCTGAGAGAGGTTTCACAACATCATCAAATGTCAACTGTCTTAGTGCGTTCCTTTTAGAGGTGTGCACACTAATTCATGATGCCTCTCATCTTTTAAATGAAGTTTTCGTGAATTGAAACATGTTTCTACATATGAACTTATTGTTGTGAGGCAGTTAGTTAGAAATCAGCGTGTTGGAGCTCATTATGGCTTTATCTAGCATAATTGTTTGTTTGTTGTGTGAAGTGTGCTTCTGCTTTAAATTTAATCTGGAATGATCTCTTTATCTTGACCTGAGTTTTTTCTTTGGTCATACATAGATACAACTTTTCTgccttgaaaaaataaaataacaattagagagcaaaaaatgaatttagcagaagaaacaaaatagtttgAGTGAGTTTGGTTTAAGGtgagaggagagaaataagacaatttttatattttttatgtgggACTTATATCTTTTACACTTTACTTTTAATTCAGAAAAATTTCTTCTATTTCCACTCTATAAATCAAACACACCATGAGTACTACGCTAAGCTGAGTAGTCGGTGTGAGAGATCTAAGAGCTCATATTGAGGAAAAAATAGATAGTAGGTTCCAAACCTTCCTACTAACTTTTGTAACAAAccgatataaaaaaaacaaagaaaccaGGATTGCTTGGATCCCACAAGTGAATAAAAAGTTGGATCTACGTTAGATCTCACCTGAATCACTCCATCTATCCTCCcgagaaataataattttggtttCAAACAGGAGAAATATGTCATGCTAACATGCCTTGGATGATCCACATCTTAGGGTCAAGCATCGATGAGCATATTAAACTATCCATGTGATTGAAAGTCCTTACAGTCCAAGCACAACGACACAGTTATCAGGGGCATGCTCTACCACTAAGCTAATAGCCCGTTGTCGTGCGGGCCTCCTACCGGGGCTTGCTATGCCAAAAGCAAGAGAAATCTCAttcctctattttcttttttcacccCATCCATGTCGCCACAAATAATTTCAAACCAAATGATTTTCAAACTGATCTGGAAACACATTTTCTAAATCCTTAAGACATAAATAGATCCACAGGCATGCAAGAAATAATTTGTTGATATACCAAACAGATCTGCACTTTGGACAATAATTCTTGATTTGGTGTTGGCTACCAGAGAAAATGTAAGGAGATGATGGATGATTTATCACTCAGACCTCAATAAATGTAAGGATTCTTCTACATACTTCAATTTCAGTTGCCATTCATGTTATAACAAGGGTTGAACAAAGATGTTCAGCCAATTTGACATATATGATCAGTAAGACAGTAACGCACCTGACACCCcccccaacacacacacacacattcatGAGGCATGCATGGATCTCAGAGTATGAACTCAAAGGATACACCAATCAACCACTAAGTTACATGAAAGACAAACTCTAagcataaaaatatcaaataagagTGTGTTTATGCTCAACTTTAATAAGCGGTGTAATCAAGTCAAGCCAAGCTCAAATTCCAGAGTTCATCTTAATTCTTATAGAAGATGTAATCAAAGTCAAACTTAGCAGGCCTTTTCAGGCTTAGAAGGCCAGGATCAGTTCAAGCCTTCTCAAACTCAAGGCTGTGTCTATCAAAGAAGCTCTAAATGTGATTGAAgcttaatttaaaaatgcaAGATATTTATACaagtaaaattttatacaaatgTAACAAACATGTATGCATACATATAGTTTTACAGTATATTTCATCAAAGCTTTATATCCCTAACAAGACAGACATGAGCACCTGAGCACAAGCTCAATTTAAACTTGAATTTGACACAATCAAGCATTAAGtcaaactaaaaatttattgaGCCATGTCTACTCAGCTGTCCAATAGCTTAATTTGATAGCCACCAGTAAAGAATACGTCAAGTCCATGCCAGGGGCTTACCTTATTTCTGAGTGCAATCATCCcaaaattatatgaatttctTGAATGGCATGTCTCCTTTCTATTCAGTTGGTATATGCACACAACATTATACCCATTTCTCCTTTCCAAAACACACTAAGCTTGTTTGTCCAGTGGCCAAGCATCATGCAAGCAGTTGGCACAAGTATTTGATATGTTGTTACAATGCAGCCTTACTATAAGACTcaacttataatttataatttacccCTAAACCTGGTGGTGGCTTTCCATTACACcaaaatttaaagaaacaatTCCACACAATGTACAAGATTATAAGCATCATGCAAGCAGTTAGCACAAGTATTTGATACGTTGTTGCAATTCAGCCTTACTATAAGACTcaacttataatttataatttacccCCAAACCTGGTGGTGGCTTTCCATTACACcaaaatttaaagaaacaatTCCACACAATGTACAAAGTTTGATTGAACTTACAAATActaatggtaaaaaaaacacaaaggtTATAGGTTAATTTGATAATCAAAACAATCATATGTAATTATCCTTTAAGGTTACTAATGAGAGAAGATGAACATCAATGAACTATTTGCAAATACCCAAATCTAAActatttaaatgatttaaatgaAAGTTTACAAATTCTAGAACGCCTTGGGCACAAGGATAacttttttaacatattaaacTTCTGCTGTCGACTTGCATAAGTGGAGATTTTCATGGTACGTAAATGCCTTGCATTCCGCATAATATATCTTGCAAACCGAAGCTCACCTTTTGAGCCTCCATAACATCTGATAAAACATGTTTTAAGGTGTAATGAAATGGATGAAGGGACAGATCGTGGGAATGGCCAATCTGCTCCTTCATCGTCTCTAGTAGTCATGTCAATACTCCCCTGTTAACaacaattataaaacaaaattaatacaaattaggtaaagaaaaaggtaaaagcaGAAATCATCTTTAAATGTTAATTCAACTCATCAAACCATGTCAATGTCAAGAATTTGAAGATTGGGGCAACGCTGGATCACTTCTAACACATCAACCCAATCCCTAGTACACTCCGAATAGCCCAATTCGAGGTGTGTTAAATTTTGAAACTCGGGAATCAAGTTGGCTTCCTCTTTGTGCTCCATCTGGTATCACAGCAACAAAACATCAGAAACcccttttttccttaaaaatcaaaagcaacaacaacaacaacaacaaaaaatctcaTACTCAGTAGTACTACAGTACCCAATCTATGCGCAGAAACTGAACATTATTAACAACTTCCAACGGAACATGGCCAAACGCAATGGTGGCTCTAAGCAACTTGGGCAATCTTTCAAACCTTGCTTCAGGGCCACTAAAATACATATGGCCAACAAACAAGTACTCGAGATTCGGACTCCCGCGAAGAAGCTCGGCCATATCCCTACGCTCCAGTATAAATGATTGCAAATGCAGGGTTGTTAGTAAGGGAAGATCAACGGATTTAAAATCCAACGGAAAAGGGTTCCTATTCAAGCCCCCAATGAGTTTGAGCACAACAAGGGTTTTGCAGCTGAAAAGCGCAGAGGGCAACACCATCTTAGTCAAAGGAGTGAGACTGAGGCAGAGGTTTTCGACTCTTCGCTGCAATGCGGCACTGACCCAGGCGATGACGTTGACAGGGTTGCAAAGGAAAGAGCGAGAAACGAGGTGGAATCTTCGGAAGGGTTGGTCCATGTCACGGGAGAGGGTGAATGCGTACACCGACTGAACGAAGCGTGCATGGGTCTCTATGTCGTTGTTGTTGTCCATGAGGCTTTCTTCGAAGTGGAGAGCGGGAACTGAGCGCCAGAGAGCCTTCCATCTTTTCGAGAGAATGCTTGTGACGATTGACTGTTTTGTGGGGAGGAAAGAGAGGATGTGGCAAAGTACTGCATCTGGCAAATTACTGATTCTATCTTCCATCACTTGGAATCAAGGAATCGGAATAAGGTTAATTGCAGAGAAGATGTGTTGCAACACCTGCTATGGTAAAGAGGTCTGATCCTATCGCTGATCGTTTGATGCTAAGGGAAACaagaatgtaattttattgGCAGAATCAATCTCCCCGGACAaacataaaccctaaccctagaaACCCCTGTCCTGCATTTCTTGTTCGAATAGGAGGACCTCCGGGACTTGGTACCTCAATCAAACCAATTctatccatttttatttttattttttcgtgTACCGTTTCTTgagtttattttaaacaaacaatttctaaaatgttttcaaaaacatatatatttattttaggcttaaatataatcttagtctcttattttaaaataaacatatttaatctttcactttttgataaaatttataattttagtcacttccatcaagagattatatttagttgatttaaattaaacaaataatcttatatcatattattaaatttaatttatatcaaattaatttcttattaatcaacattttttgaatttgatgaaatgataaaatttgcaaaTTTTATGTAACTGAAGAATGaaactttctattttaaaaaagagaattaaaattacagattatttttttattttagttcttataagtTGTTGCTTTTTCAAGTTTGGtccatgattttaatttttcatccaTAGTCCTCATAAATTGGCTCTTACAtgaatcaaaatttagaaaaatataaacttatatgaattaaaaatgaataaaatattttataaggataaaaaatttaaaagatccaaacttataaaaattaaaattaaaaaaataaacttataatgaacaaaaatgaaaaattgttaatttataaagataaaaaatatatttaaatttttaaaaaaatatgaagattaaatatctttattttaaaataagagatcataattacattttttaaaaaaaaaaaaataagaaaaccaaaattatatttaacctttattttataaattctttGGAAAATATATTGCTTAATTACCGATTTGatcctaaatattttaaaatgctgGTCCCTAAATTCTTTAGAACAGTGAATTCATCAACTGAGGATTTCATAGAGCCTTTAGAGATATTTCCAGAGAGAGTGGTTGCTGCAGATATCAACTGAGTGGCAGCCAAGAAGATGATGCTTGTATCTTGAAAACGACTGTTGTTTCTAGCAAACCATATCGCCCAAATAGTATTAGCTATGGAAGCCAAGGTGACATCCTGCAACTGGCTGCTAGAGAAAGATTCACAGCAAGAAAGAACAGTATGCATAGAAGATAAATTAATGCAACATTGAAGCTTGCTGGAAAGCCAAGCCAAGCCAAGCCCAAAGATTTTTCGCAAAAGCACGATCAAAAACGAGGTGATGGGTGGTTTCAAAAGTGGAGCAGCAAAGGCTACACCAAGAGATGACAGTGCAACCCCTCTTAATACGATTTTCATCATTAGGCATTCGGTTATGAAAAATCCTCCACGTGAGAAAGGACTAAGAAGGGGGAAGGGCAGCACTCCAAATCTTGGAACCCCGTGAAGCATTATATCAAATAAGAGCACATTATATTCATTTCCAATGAGTGGTAGGATCAACCTGATCCAAACTCAAATTCCAGATTTCAAAACTAAGCCAAGATTTTCAAGCTTTAGAAGGCTATTCTCAGCTCAAGCTTCCACCATCCATATATAGGCTGGGCTTCATTCAACTCAATAAGCCTTTCAAATAAGCTCGATACTTGATTGAAGCATCATTTGAAAATGCAACTAAGATTTTTATacaaagtaaaattttatataaaacatgTTTATATACAACTTCGTAGTATATTCAGTGACAGTCAAAGTCCAATATTACTAACAAGTCAAGCACATGGCACTTGAATACATGCACAGCTTGAATTGAACATACCCTAGCATTGAGTCACATACTCACATTAAGATTTTATTGAACCAAGTCCCCTAGGCAGGCAAATAGTTTAATTTGATTGCCAGCAGTAACTGTAAGGCATTTTATGGTATATAGGAGACAATAACAGTTCATGTAAGAAGGATAACAGTAAGATTACCCCAATTCCACAGCAAGGGATTACCTTATTTTATGATTGCTATCATCCCAAAATTATATGGATTTTTTAATGGAATGTCTGATTAATCAAACTAATTATAAGAAAGCATAAAGGACAAAAATATTAGTACACTTTTTTGAAGAGAAAGCTACCAAATATCCTTCTAAATTTCTAATGACAATTGGATGAGCAGTTGGAGAAACAACTAGTTGGAGTACTGGTGACTAGTGAACAATtaacagagaaaaaaattaaagaattataaCTAAAGGGTTTACATACTGTATCCCAAGTGGATCTAAGTAAATCGCAGGAAATTACAGAACCCACAAAACCAGCATAAGTCATAGAAAAAAGAGACAATAGAATATACTATTGGGAAAGAAATTAAGACAAGAAAATCTGAGTCAGAGGTGGAGACCAGACTAACAACACACTTGTTTCCCAATAAAAACATCTTACCCTTTCTATTCAGTTGCTATATGTACACAATGTTATACTTATTTTTCCTTTCCCCGATACACTGGGGTTTGTTTGATTAGTAGCCAAGAATCAAACAAGCAGTTAGCACAAGCCTCAATTGCCGTGCTTGGTATGCTGTTAGGATTCAACATTACTATAGGACTCACTTTCTGAAGCTATTTAAGAATTACAACGATCTGGTTGAACTTCTAATAGCATGTTTGTCATATTCAAATTTCGACCGAAATTAAATTCTTACATAAGATTATTTAATCTTTCcaaaaagaaaggaatgaaCCACCCTTCACTGTATAGATATTACTGTACGAGTAAAGCAAACAGGTACAAATTTGATCTTTGGGTGTGGGAGCAATCTTATgctggagagagaaaaaaaatgacaaacatTATAgacattaatttataatttacccTGAAACCGGGTGACTTTACGTCAATATCCTAGAGGTTACTAATGTAAACATGGACAATAAGGAACTATTTGCAACCGCTCAAATCTAAACTATTCAAATGAAAGTTTACAAGTTGCAGATCCCTTGTGCATAAGGATATAATTTCTATCATTATACGCTTCTCCGCTTCATTTGAACTAGTGTTAGTGCAGATGGTCATGGTCTGCAAATGACTTGCATTCTGCATAATATTTCTTGCAAATTGAAACTCGTCATTTGAGCCTACATAATTGGTAAGACGGCATTTTTTAAGCTGCAATGAAATGCAGCCAGGGACAGATTGTGGATACGACCAGTCTTCTGCCCCCTCATCATCAGCGCATAATTCCTGATCCTCCCGTTaacatgtataaaataaaattaatacta contains:
- the LOC100780535 gene encoding F-box/FBD/LRR-repeat protein At4g00160, with amino-acid sequence MEDRISNLPDAVLCHILSFLPTKQSIVTSILSKRWKALWRSVPALHFEESLMDNNNDIETHARFVQSVYAFTLSRDMDQPFRRFHLVSRSFLCNPVNVIAWVSAALQRRVENLCLSLTPLTKMVLPSALFSCKTLVVLKLIGGLNRNPFPLDFKSVDLPLLTTLHLQSFILERRDMAELLRGSPNLEYLFVGHMYFSGPEARFERLPKLLRATIAFGHVPLEVVNNVQFLRIDWMEHKEEANLIPEFQNLTHLELGYSECTRDWVDVLEVIQRCPNLQILDIDMGSIDMTTRDDEGADWPFPRSVPSSISLHLKTCFIRCYGGSKGELRFARYIMRNARHLRTMKISTYASRQQKFNMLKKLSLCPRRSRICKLSFKSFKYICKFNQTLYIVWNCFFKFWCNGKPPPGLGENNRKCKHKMSPMVDRISSLPDTLLCHILSFLPTKEAIATTSLLSKRWSPLWLSVSTLRFNDQCYLQNKDTYFRFLQLVYTVMLSRDVAQPIQRFYLACMSSLCDTSMVNTWVTTVIQRKVQRLELSLPSTINLPCCILTSTTLVVLKLSGLTVNRVSSSPVDLPSLKALHLRRVHFLELRWLLQILSACPLLEDLLIRSLHVTNFSSDEQLKRLPKLVRADISDSFIYIPLTGFYHVEFLRTEVAWNLFFDKNHTFFNLSYLELKFICQFHDWDWLIKLLHQCPNLQILVIDKENGFTKTSVDENWVYPRFVPKGLSSKLKRCCVRNYEGQEGELQFARYIMQNARVLGALTICSTTSSNPEAKLQMIKKLSTCPRISVTCELSFE